A region of uncultured Draconibacterium sp. DNA encodes the following proteins:
- a CDS encoding M14 family zinc carboxypeptidase: MRKKTALVVALCVISLFLFAQEPLLNLKYEQNYTPTYDEVIELFKLLDSKYENATLVENGFTDIGKPLHTFIINSEPEFNPETIKAQGKSVLLINNGIHPGEPEGIDASLQFADDILRNKNGMKKWLDNTVIVIIPVYNIGGHLNRGKYNRANQATPYETGFRGNAKNLDLNRDFAKCDSENARSINKIFNEWDPDVFLDTHTTNGSDHQYSVTWITPFPDYFPPVQEQFLRSQMIPDIFEKMDKGEYKLIPYVNWLNYEPLSGILLWQDSPRYSSGYASLFNCYGMMTENHVYKDFADRVKSCYQFIVALSEFTSENSKEIISSRKQGTEELLKMLTYPITYQVDTTQYSTITFDGYETSNEIIDKVTGLPRFGYDRSKPFSKEIRYYDTYNTVEEITIPEYYVLPQCWAEVIERLELNGVKLVPLKNDTVMEVTVDYIDEYSSPKQPFNGHYFHNEVTTRSEVQQIKYFAGDLLIPVRQNKMKYILEMLEPKAMDSFFRWNFFDSILDQREYFSSYGFEENALKYLNEHPEFRKQLEEKRKADPEFAKDHRAQLNYIYNNTEWAEKTYKRYPAAKIY; this comes from the coding sequence ATGAGAAAAAAAACTGCCTTGGTTGTAGCGCTTTGCGTTATCAGCCTGTTTTTGTTTGCCCAAGAACCACTGTTAAACCTGAAGTACGAGCAAAATTACACGCCAACTTACGACGAAGTAATTGAACTATTTAAGCTGCTCGACTCGAAGTACGAAAATGCAACACTCGTTGAAAATGGTTTTACCGACATAGGTAAACCATTGCATACCTTCATCATTAACAGTGAACCGGAATTTAATCCTGAAACTATTAAAGCACAGGGAAAATCAGTTTTGCTCATTAATAACGGCATTCACCCGGGCGAGCCGGAGGGAATTGATGCCAGTCTGCAATTTGCCGACGATATTCTGCGAAATAAAAACGGAATGAAAAAGTGGCTCGACAACACAGTGATTGTAATCATTCCGGTATACAACATTGGCGGACACCTGAACCGCGGAAAATACAACCGCGCCAACCAGGCTACACCATACGAAACCGGTTTTCGCGGAAATGCAAAAAACCTTGATCTGAACCGTGACTTCGCCAAGTGCGATTCGGAAAATGCCCGATCGATAAACAAGATTTTTAATGAATGGGATCCCGATGTTTTTCTGGATACGCACACCACAAATGGATCTGATCACCAGTACAGCGTTACCTGGATTACGCCATTCCCTGACTATTTTCCACCTGTACAGGAGCAATTTCTGCGTAGCCAGATGATCCCGGATATTTTTGAGAAAATGGATAAAGGTGAATATAAACTGATTCCATATGTAAACTGGCTTAACTATGAGCCACTGTCCGGCATTCTGCTTTGGCAGGATTCACCAAGGTATTCGTCGGGTTATGCAAGTCTGTTTAACTGCTACGGAATGATGACTGAAAACCACGTGTACAAAGACTTTGCCGATCGTGTAAAATCGTGCTACCAGTTTATTGTTGCATTAAGCGAGTTCACTTCCGAAAATTCGAAAGAAATTATTTCGAGCCGCAAACAAGGGACCGAAGAATTGTTAAAGATGCTTACCTACCCGATCACCTATCAGGTAGACACCACCCAATACAGCACAATAACTTTCGACGGTTATGAAACAAGCAACGAAATAATTGACAAAGTTACCGGCCTGCCACGTTTTGGCTACGACCGCTCGAAACCATTTTCGAAAGAAATCCGCTATTACGACACGTACAATACGGTTGAAGAAATTACCATTCCGGAATACTATGTTCTTCCACAATGCTGGGCAGAAGTAATTGAAAGGCTGGAGCTAAACGGGGTAAAACTGGTTCCGCTAAAAAATGATACGGTTATGGAAGTTACAGTTGATTATATCGATGAGTACTCAAGTCCGAAACAACCGTTTAACGGTCATTATTTTCATAACGAAGTGACTACCAGAAGTGAGGTTCAACAAATAAAGTATTTTGCCGGCGACCTGTTGATTCCGGTTCGCCAGAATAAAATGAAATACATTCTGGAAATGCTGGAACCAAAAGCGATGGATTCATTCTTCCGCTGGAACTTTTTTGATTCAATTCTCGACCAGCGTGAATATTTCTCGTCGTATGGATTTGAAGAAAATGCGCTAAAATATTTAAACGAGCATCCGGAATTCAGAAAGCAGCTGGAAGAAAAACGTAAAGCAGATCCGGAATTTGCAAAGGATCACCGGGCACAGTTAAACTATATTTACAACAACACTGAATGGGCTGAAAAAACCTACAAGCGTTACCCGGCAGCAAAAATCTATTAA
- a CDS encoding ion transporter encodes MDKTKEKIYEIIFEADTPGGKLFDVVLLVVIIISVALVLLESVPAIRDTHYQLLRILEWCITIIFSIEYILRVVIVKKPLRYIFSFYGIIDLLSVLPTYIGLVVVGSHSLVVIRILRLLRVFRILKLTRYTQAGRSLAKALWNSREKISVFIFFVTMLVIIIGTVMYLVEGPQHGFTSIPRGIYWAIVTLTTVGYGDISPGTPLGQFIASIVMIMGYAIIAVPTGIVTAEIINPTSEKNTQVCPQCLHPSHDDDAVFCKKCGARLNPEV; translated from the coding sequence ATGGACAAAACCAAAGAGAAAATTTACGAGATTATTTTTGAAGCCGATACGCCGGGGGGCAAACTTTTCGATGTTGTTTTGCTGGTCGTAATTATTATAAGTGTTGCACTGGTGCTACTGGAAAGTGTTCCTGCTATACGCGATACTCATTATCAATTACTGCGCATTCTGGAATGGTGTATAACCATCATTTTCTCGATTGAATACATCCTGCGTGTTGTTATTGTAAAAAAGCCCTTACGTTACATTTTTAGTTTTTATGGCATTATCGACCTCTTATCGGTTTTACCTACGTACATCGGACTTGTGGTTGTCGGCTCGCACAGTTTAGTGGTAATTCGAATTCTCCGCTTACTCCGTGTTTTCCGTATTTTAAAACTTACACGATATACCCAGGCAGGCCGTTCACTGGCAAAAGCTTTATGGAACAGCCGCGAAAAAATAAGTGTTTTTATCTTTTTTGTAACTATGCTGGTCATCATCATCGGAACGGTGATGTACCTCGTTGAAGGCCCGCAACATGGTTTCACCAGCATTCCGCGCGGAATCTATTGGGCAATCGTTACTCTTACCACAGTTGGTTATGGTGATATTAGTCCGGGAACGCCACTGGGGCAATTTATTGCCAGCATCGTTATGATAATGGGTTACGCCATTATTGCCGTTCCAACGGGTATTGTTACTGCCGAGATCATCAATCCAACCAGCGAAAAAAACACCCAGGTTTGCCCGCAGTGCCTGCATCCATCGCACGATGATGATGCTGTTTTCTGTAAGAAATGCGGGGCCCGGCTTAATCCTGAGGTTTAG
- a CDS encoding aldo/keto reductase, translating to MTKSKKYPVTRRDFIKVSAATTAAVSAMSFGACNTEKLPEPMKRPFGKLGFSVTTLGLGGQASIQWTPDDVDPVPIILKAFELGVNYFDTSNLYADSQLNYQKAFKHLNLIPGEDGYNEALRKSIWLTSKTAMRWGKPGWPERENVNNWSNGENVQCAVDDVKRSLTQIFGDGEGYYPDGAYLDMVLCHTLHNTDEVDVLYEGLETPLDPDGNFGALVALRDLRDGTNLTGMNQKNEKLIKHIGFSGHANPPAMMDMIQRDEYGILDGMLIAINANDKTKMNMQNNVIPIAEAKGMGIIGMKVFADAAMYHKEPRWSQTPADVFRKVGTDELPSKPLIEYSLTTPGVHTLIIGIGQIDDDPMKCQLVQNFYAAQIEPDGMSAEERKRIEEQAKNVKPGSNYFQVIEKEQLSAPRDVKFVDGKLIWNTALADEEPISHYEVIQNGELLGKVEHKPQLLKSQPFSIILDKPGDVTLVTVDKAGNRAETVVA from the coding sequence ATGACTAAATCAAAAAAATATCCCGTAACCCGAAGAGATTTTATCAAAGTTTCGGCTGCAACAACAGCTGCGGTTTCTGCCATGTCGTTTGGGGCCTGTAATACCGAAAAATTACCGGAGCCGATGAAACGTCCTTTTGGCAAGCTTGGTTTTAGTGTAACTACACTTGGACTAGGTGGTCAGGCATCTATTCAGTGGACTCCTGATGATGTTGATCCGGTTCCTATTATTTTAAAGGCTTTTGAACTGGGCGTTAACTATTTCGATACCTCAAACCTATACGCCGACAGCCAGCTGAATTACCAAAAGGCCTTTAAGCACTTGAATCTGATTCCGGGGGAAGATGGGTATAACGAAGCGCTGCGAAAATCAATTTGGTTAACCAGCAAAACTGCAATGCGCTGGGGTAAACCTGGCTGGCCCGAACGGGAGAATGTCAATAACTGGTCGAATGGCGAAAATGTACAATGTGCGGTCGATGATGTAAAACGCTCACTCACCCAGATTTTTGGGGATGGAGAAGGTTATTACCCGGATGGCGCATACCTGGATATGGTATTGTGCCATACCTTGCATAACACCGATGAGGTTGATGTGCTTTACGAAGGATTGGAAACACCGCTCGATCCCGATGGCAATTTTGGTGCTTTGGTCGCACTTCGCGATTTGCGCGACGGAACCAACCTGACGGGAATGAACCAAAAAAATGAAAAGCTGATCAAACATATTGGTTTCTCGGGTCATGCCAATCCGCCGGCCATGATGGATATGATTCAGCGCGATGAATACGGCATTCTAGATGGTATGCTGATTGCCATAAATGCCAACGACAAAACAAAAATGAATATGCAAAATAACGTCATCCCGATTGCCGAAGCCAAAGGAATGGGAATAATTGGCATGAAAGTTTTTGCCGATGCTGCCATGTACCATAAAGAGCCGCGTTGGTCGCAAACACCCGCTGATGTATTCCGCAAAGTGGGAACCGACGAGCTGCCGAGTAAACCGCTTATCGAATATTCGTTGACCACACCGGGTGTACATACGCTGATAATCGGAATTGGGCAAATCGATGACGATCCGATGAAATGCCAGTTGGTACAGAACTTTTATGCGGCACAGATAGAGCCTGACGGAATGAGCGCTGAAGAGCGAAAACGAATTGAGGAGCAGGCCAAAAACGTGAAGCCGGGAAGTAACTATTTTCAGGTTATTGAGAAAGAGCAACTTTCAGCTCCGCGCGATGTAAAATTCGTTGATGGTAAATTAATCTGGAACACCGCTTTGGCAGATGAGGAACCCATATCGCATTACGAAGTTATACAGAACGGGGAGTTGCTGGGTAAGGTGGAACACAAACCTCAGTTGTTAAAAAGCCAGCCGTTTAGTATAATTCTTGACAAGCCTGGAGATGTTACGCTGGTTACTGTTGATAAAGCTGGAAATAGAGCTGAAACAGTTGTGGCGTAA
- a CDS encoding dihydrofolate reductase — MTNKIQKNISIIVAIAENFAIGKNNDLLFHLPNDLKRFKEITSGHTIIMGRNTLLSLPKWPLPNRRHIVITDKQDDVFPGCETVFSIDEAIEKVKEEKEAFIIGGGMIYKQFFPVAGKLYLTLVHKSFDADTYFPEVNYDEWEEVKREDLHDEKNNFDYSYLDLERK; from the coding sequence ATGACAAATAAAATTCAAAAAAATATCTCGATAATCGTTGCTATTGCCGAGAACTTTGCCATTGGCAAAAACAACGATCTGCTGTTTCATTTACCAAACGATTTGAAACGTTTTAAGGAAATAACCAGCGGCCACACCATAATAATGGGGCGTAATACTTTGTTGTCGTTGCCAAAATGGCCCTTGCCAAACCGCCGGCACATTGTGATTACCGATAAACAAGACGATGTTTTCCCGGGTTGCGAAACGGTTTTTTCCATCGATGAAGCCATTGAAAAAGTGAAAGAAGAAAAAGAAGCTTTTATTATTGGCGGCGGAATGATCTACAAACAGTTTTTCCCAGTGGCGGGCAAACTTTACCTCACGCTGGTACACAAATCTTTTGATGCCGACACCTATTTCCCCGAAGTAAATTATGATGAATGGGAAGAGGTAAAACGTGAAGATCTGCACGACGAAAAGAACAATTTTGACTATTCTTACCTTGATTTGGAACGAAAATAA
- the ald gene encoding alanine dehydrogenase, translating into MIIGVPKEIKNNENRIALTPAGAAELVKHGHEVYVQAGGGMGSGFPDEDYIGAGAKMLPTIEDVYGIAEMIIKVKEPIEEEYKLIKEGQILYTYFHFASCEPLTHAMIANKSICLAYETVELPDRSLPLLVPMSEVAGRMSIQEGAKYLEKTYGGYGVLLGGVAGVLPAKVLIIGGGIVGTEAAKMAAGLGADVTIMDVSLKRLRYLDDIMPANVKTMMSNEFNIREMVKSHDVIIGAVLIPGAKAPHLVTRDMLSTMKPGTVLVDVAVDQGGCFETTKATTHADPTFVIDHVLHYCVANMPGAVPRTSTIALTNATLPYAIEIAGKGWKQACIDNEPLRKGLNVVDGKVVYKGVAEAFDLPYESVETVL; encoded by the coding sequence ATGATAATTGGAGTACCAAAGGAAATTAAAAATAACGAAAACCGTATTGCACTTACACCTGCCGGTGCAGCGGAATTGGTTAAACATGGTCATGAAGTTTATGTTCAGGCCGGAGGTGGCATGGGCAGTGGTTTCCCGGACGAGGACTATATTGGAGCCGGAGCCAAAATGCTTCCAACTATTGAAGATGTTTACGGCATTGCCGAAATGATCATCAAAGTAAAAGAGCCCATCGAAGAGGAATACAAGCTGATTAAAGAAGGACAAATTCTTTACACGTACTTCCACTTTGCATCGTGCGAGCCTTTAACACATGCCATGATCGCAAACAAATCGATTTGTTTGGCTTACGAAACAGTTGAACTACCTGATCGTTCGCTACCGTTGCTTGTACCTATGAGCGAGGTTGCCGGTCGTATGTCAATTCAGGAAGGTGCTAAATACCTTGAAAAAACTTATGGTGGTTACGGTGTGCTTCTTGGCGGAGTTGCCGGAGTTCTTCCTGCTAAAGTTTTGATTATTGGTGGTGGTATTGTAGGTACCGAAGCAGCTAAAATGGCTGCCGGACTAGGTGCCGATGTTACCATTATGGATGTATCGTTGAAACGCCTGCGTTACCTCGACGATATTATGCCTGCCAACGTAAAAACAATGATGAGTAACGAGTTTAACATTCGCGAGATGGTCAAATCGCACGATGTTATTATCGGTGCTGTTCTTATTCCTGGTGCAAAAGCGCCACATTTGGTAACACGCGATATGCTGAGCACAATGAAACCGGGTACTGTTTTGGTTGACGTTGCTGTTGACCAGGGTGGATGTTTCGAGACTACAAAAGCTACAACGCATGCCGATCCAACTTTTGTTATCGACCATGTATTGCATTATTGTGTGGCCAATATGCCGGGTGCTGTTCCACGTACTTCAACAATTGCGCTTACCAATGCTACACTTCCTTATGCCATTGAAATTGCAGGCAAAGGATGGAAACAGGCATGTATCGACAACGAGCCATTACGCAAAGGACTGAATGTTGTTGATGGCAAAGTGGTTTACAAAGGAGTTGCTGAAGCTTTCGACCTACCATACGAAAGTGTTGAAACTGTTCTCTAA
- a CDS encoding thymidylate synthase — translation MRQYLDLLETILEKGAVKEDRTGTGTISRFGHQMRFDLSEGFPMVTTKKLHLKSIIYELLWFLQGDTNVKYLQDNGVRIWNEWADDDGNLGHIYGYQWRSWPTPDGGHIDQISQVIDAIKNNPDSRRHLVSAWNVGELDKMNLPPCHILFQFYVADGKLSCQLYQRSADVFLGVPFNIASYALLTMMVAQVCDLEPGDFVHTFGDVHIYSNHIEQVKLQLSREPYPLPQMKINPDVKSIFDFKFEDFELVGYQSHPHIKGAVAI, via the coding sequence ATGAGGCAGTATTTAGATCTATTGGAAACCATTTTAGAAAAGGGAGCGGTTAAAGAAGACCGCACGGGAACAGGAACGATCAGCCGCTTTGGGCACCAAATGCGTTTTGATTTGAGCGAAGGTTTTCCGATGGTAACAACAAAAAAACTGCACCTGAAATCGATCATTTATGAATTGCTTTGGTTTTTGCAAGGCGATACCAATGTAAAATATTTGCAGGATAACGGGGTGCGTATTTGGAACGAGTGGGCCGACGACGACGGCAACCTCGGACACATTTACGGTTACCAGTGGCGCAGTTGGCCAACACCCGATGGCGGCCACATCGACCAGATTTCGCAGGTAATTGATGCCATTAAAAACAATCCCGACTCGCGACGCCACCTGGTTAGCGCCTGGAATGTTGGTGAGCTTGACAAAATGAACTTGCCACCGTGCCACATACTTTTCCAGTTTTATGTTGCCGACGGAAAATTGTCGTGCCAGCTGTACCAGCGCAGTGCCGATGTATTTTTGGGTGTACCTTTTAACATTGCATCATATGCTTTACTTACCATGATGGTGGCGCAGGTTTGCGATCTTGAACCAGGCGATTTTGTACATACTTTTGGCGACGTTCATATTTATTCCAATCATATTGAGCAGGTAAAATTGCAGCTATCGCGCGAACCCTATCCGCTGCCGCAAATGAAGATCAATCCGGATGTAAAAAGTATTTTCGACTTTAAATTCGAAGACTTTGAACTGGTTGGTTACCAGTCGCACCCACACATTAAAGGAGCTGTTGCCATTTAA
- a CDS encoding glycoside hydrolase family 9 protein: MKKPVLLMLILLSIIPSLFAQNIHLNSLGFLTDGPKTAVIPQSCTSFKLVSVSSGDIVFEGEASGSNYQKDVDQEVWKIDFTDFQKPGDYYLEVPGVGRSDEFKIANDAFNFAAKTSMRAFYLWRCGMAVDGEFAGNHYHQDACHLDDAYEDYIGGKGSKRDGTGGWHDAGDHGKYVVNAGISLGVLFYAWEHFQPQLEKMDLDIPETAPGFPDFLKELKWETDWILKMQYPDGSGRVSHKLTRTNFSGFIMASDDHEKRYFTDWSSAATADFVGIMAMAARYFKPYDATYAKKCLDAAWVSYRFLQENPEYKHFVQGDFKTGGYQTRDNDDRLWAAAELWATTGDESCLRDFEKRAADIDYKIQENWDWQNVSNLGMYTYALSTRNGKNAEAEATIKKNIIANADALVEKGEADVYSRALGGRYYWGCNGTVARQTVNLQVANLIQPNPKYKQAAIGIVDHIFGKNYYNRSYVTGLGINPPMFPHDRRSGADDIKAPWPGYLVGGGHSATDWVDKQESYSHNEIAINWQAALVYALAGFVSF, translated from the coding sequence ATGAAAAAGCCTGTTCTTTTAATGCTTATTCTGCTGAGCATTATCCCATCGCTGTTCGCACAAAACATTCATTTAAACTCGCTGGGTTTTCTAACTGATGGCCCCAAAACAGCAGTTATTCCACAATCCTGCACTTCTTTTAAGCTTGTTTCGGTTTCTTCCGGAGACATTGTTTTTGAAGGAGAAGCTTCAGGCTCCAACTATCAGAAGGATGTAGACCAGGAGGTTTGGAAAATTGATTTCACAGACTTCCAAAAACCGGGAGATTATTACTTAGAAGTACCCGGAGTAGGTCGCTCGGATGAGTTTAAAATAGCAAACGATGCTTTCAATTTTGCGGCAAAAACAAGTATGCGCGCGTTCTATTTATGGCGTTGCGGAATGGCGGTTGACGGCGAATTTGCAGGCAATCATTATCACCAGGATGCCTGTCATTTGGATGATGCTTACGAAGATTATATTGGCGGGAAAGGCTCGAAACGCGATGGAACTGGCGGTTGGCACGATGCCGGCGACCATGGAAAATATGTGGTGAATGCAGGTATTTCACTGGGCGTTTTGTTTTACGCCTGGGAACATTTTCAACCACAGTTAGAAAAAATGGATTTGGATATTCCCGAAACAGCACCCGGATTTCCCGATTTTCTAAAAGAACTGAAATGGGAAACCGACTGGATATTAAAAATGCAATATCCCGATGGTTCAGGAAGGGTTTCGCACAAATTAACACGCACCAACTTCTCGGGTTTTATTATGGCCAGCGACGATCATGAAAAACGCTATTTTACGGATTGGAGCTCGGCAGCAACGGCCGATTTTGTGGGAATAATGGCCATGGCGGCCCGCTATTTTAAACCCTACGATGCTACTTACGCCAAAAAATGTTTGGATGCTGCGTGGGTAAGCTATCGATTTCTGCAGGAAAACCCGGAGTATAAACATTTTGTTCAGGGGGATTTTAAAACCGGTGGATACCAGACAAGAGATAATGACGATAGGTTGTGGGCGGCTGCCGAGCTATGGGCAACTACCGGCGACGAAAGCTGTTTGCGCGATTTTGAAAAACGTGCAGCAGACATCGATTATAAAATTCAGGAAAACTGGGACTGGCAAAATGTGTCTAATCTGGGCATGTATACCTATGCACTTTCTACTCGCAATGGAAAAAATGCTGAAGCAGAAGCTACAATAAAAAAGAACATCATTGCCAACGCTGATGCTTTGGTGGAAAAGGGAGAAGCCGATGTGTATTCGCGTGCCCTTGGCGGCAGGTATTACTGGGGCTGCAACGGAACTGTTGCCCGACAAACCGTAAACCTTCAGGTTGCCAATCTTATTCAGCCTAACCCAAAATACAAACAAGCGGCCATTGGTATTGTCGATCATATTTTCGGAAAGAATTACTATAACCGATCGTATGTTACCGGTTTGGGAATCAATCCACCAATGTTTCCGCACGACCGTCGTTCGGGAGCAGATGATATAAAAGCTCCGTGGCCGGGTTACCTGGTTGGCGGTGGCCACTCAGCAACCGATTGGGTGGACAAGCAGGAATCGTACAGCCACAACGAAATTGCCATAAACTGGCAGGCCGCACTGGTTTATGCCCTTGCCGGCTTTGTAAGTTTTTAA
- a CDS encoding inorganic pyrophosphatase translates to MVDRLSDPIGRLMGLRYKSHPWHGVSIGDNAPEELTAFIEVVSTDTVKYEIDKDSGYLRVDRPQKFSNVVPALYGFIPQTYCGTKVGEYCSEKVNRKGIKGDGDPIDICVLTEKDLAHGDLLVTARPIGGFRMIDGDQADDKIIAVLDNDTVYGHFTDVAQVPEIVIQRLEHYFLTYKDMPGVDSNTEIAATYGHDEALEVIRLSVEDYNNKFANLGKLLS, encoded by the coding sequence ATGGTAGACAGACTTTCCGATCCCATTGGACGATTGATGGGATTGCGTTATAAATCGCACCCCTGGCACGGTGTTTCAATTGGCGATAATGCCCCTGAAGAATTAACCGCTTTTATCGAAGTGGTTTCAACCGATACGGTAAAATACGAAATTGACAAGGATAGCGGTTATCTGCGTGTTGACCGGCCACAAAAATTTTCGAACGTAGTTCCGGCTTTATATGGTTTTATTCCGCAAACTTATTGCGGTACCAAAGTGGGTGAATATTGTTCGGAAAAAGTTAACCGGAAAGGCATTAAAGGCGATGGCGACCCGATTGATATTTGTGTGCTTACCGAAAAGGATCTGGCGCATGGCGACTTGCTGGTAACTGCTCGTCCGATTGGTGGTTTCCGTATGATTGACGGCGATCAGGCCGATGATAAAATTATTGCCGTTCTGGATAACGATACCGTTTATGGTCATTTTACCGATGTGGCACAAGTACCTGAAATTGTAATCCAGCGTTTGGAGCATTATTTCCTTACTTACAAAGATATGCCGGGTGTTGATTCAAACACCGAAATTGCGGCAACTTACGGGCATGACGAGGCGCTTGAGGTGATCAGACTTTCGGTTGAAGATTACAACAACAAGTTTGCGAATTTAGGCAAACTGCTTTCATAG
- a CDS encoding pyridoxal phosphate-dependent aminotransferase: MPTVSDRGRIMPDSPIRKLAPLAHEAKERGVKVFHLNIGQPDLPTPPEALAAIRSIDREILEYTPSEGILSFRQKLAKYYHKFDIDVTADDIIVTSGGSEAVTFAFMSCLDPGDEIIVPEPAYANYEAFAIVAGAKIKSIPGDIEEGFVLPPIEEFEKLITPKTKGIMICNPNNPTGYLYTQQEMNAIRDLVKKYDLYLFSDEVYREFCYTGAPYISAFHLEGIEQNVVLVDSVSKRYSECGLRIGALITKNKEVKKNVMKFCQARLSPPLIGQIAAEASLDADPEYMLNNYNEYVQRRKFLIDGLNRIDGVYSPIPMGAFYTVARLPVDNADKFCAWLLSDFEYEKQTVFLAPASGFYTGSDKGQDEVRIAYVLNKADLGVCLKILAEALKVYPGRKER; this comes from the coding sequence ATGCCGACAGTATCAGACAGAGGAAGGATAATGCCTGATTCCCCAATCAGGAAATTAGCTCCGTTAGCTCATGAAGCTAAAGAGAGAGGGGTTAAAGTGTTCCATTTAAACATCGGTCAGCCCGATTTGCCAACACCTCCTGAAGCACTGGCGGCAATCCGGTCGATCGACCGGGAAATTCTGGAATATACACCCAGCGAGGGAATTTTATCGTTTCGACAGAAACTGGCGAAATATTATCACAAATTTGATATTGATGTTACGGCTGATGATATCATTGTTACCTCGGGAGGTAGCGAGGCGGTAACCTTTGCTTTTATGAGTTGTCTCGACCCGGGCGACGAAATTATTGTGCCCGAACCGGCTTATGCCAACTACGAAGCCTTTGCAATTGTGGCCGGAGCTAAGATTAAATCGATTCCGGGCGATATTGAGGAAGGATTTGTATTACCTCCAATAGAGGAATTCGAGAAGCTGATAACCCCAAAAACCAAGGGGATAATGATTTGCAACCCGAATAACCCAACCGGCTATTTGTATACGCAGCAGGAAATGAATGCCATTCGCGACCTGGTGAAAAAATACGACCTGTATCTATTTTCCGATGAGGTTTACCGTGAGTTTTGTTATACCGGCGCTCCTTATATTTCAGCATTTCATTTAGAAGGAATTGAGCAGAATGTTGTTTTGGTTGATTCTGTTTCGAAACGTTACAGCGAATGTGGTTTGCGCATTGGTGCACTGATCACCAAAAACAAAGAGGTGAAAAAGAATGTGATGAAGTTTTGCCAGGCACGTTTGAGCCCACCACTTATCGGGCAAATTGCTGCCGAAGCTTCGTTGGATGCCGATCCGGAATACATGCTGAATAACTACAACGAGTATGTTCAGCGAAGAAAGTTTTTGATCGACGGACTGAACCGCATCGATGGTGTGTATTCGCCAATCCCGATGGGAGCCTTTTATACCGTTGCGCGTTTACCGGTTGACAATGCCGATAAATTTTGCGCGTGGTTATTATCCGATTTTGAGTACGAAAAACAGACCGTGTTTTTAGCACCGGCTTCGGGTTTTTACACCGGTTCGGATAAAGGGCAGGATGAAGTGCGAATTGCGTATGTACTAAACAAAGCGGATTTGGGCGTTTGTTTGAAGATTCTGGCTGAAGCACTAAAAGTCTATCCCGGAAGAAAGGAACGCTAG